The Cytophagia bacterium CHB2 DNA window CTTGCGCGCGCGAGCACGAGACGCTCAGCGCGGGCATGCTTTTGCCGTTGTGTTCGTAATTCTCCGTCTGCAACTCCGAGGGCAGGTAAAGCGCGTCCTGATGAACTTTGTAGAGATCGAAAACATGGTACGTCGGCGTCAAAATCATTTTCTCTTGATCCGTCAGAATCATCGCCTGCAGCACATTCACCGTCTGAGCAATGTTGGCCATTTGAACGCGATTGCCGTATTTGTGAAATAGGTTGAGCGACAGCGCCGCGGCAAAGGCATCGCGCAAGGTGTTCTGTTGATAAAGAAATCCAGGATTGGAGCCCGGTTCGCCCTCGTGCCAAACGCCCCATTCATCCACCATCAAGCCAATGTGGTTTTCGGGGTCATATTGATCCATGATTTTGATGTGGCCGGCCAGCAGACCATCGAGCGCCAGACACGATTCGATCAAGGTGAAGTATTCACTTTCGTCGAACACGGTGGCGGATTTCTTTTTCTCCCAGGTTCCATTCACAAAATAATGGTGCAGCGAAAGTCCGCTCATTTGTTGTCGCGTGACTTTTTTCATCAATACTTCAGTCCAATTAAAATCACCTCCGGCTGCGCCGCCGGCGATTTTGAAAAGACGATTGTCGCCATAGTTGCGGCAGTAGGTGGCGTACTGTTTATACAGATCGGCATAAAACTCGGCCGTCATGTTTCCGCCGCAGCCCCAATTTTCATTACCGACTCCCCAATACTTCACCTTCCACGGTTTGTCGCGGCCGTTTTTGCGCCGCAAATCCGCCATTGGACTGACGCCGTCGAACGTGATGTACTCCACCCATTTCGACATCTCTTCCACGCTGCCGCTGCCCACGTTGCCGCAGATGTAGGGCTCGGTTCCCAGTTGCTCGCACAGGTCCATGAACTCATGCGTACCAAAACTGTTGTCCTCGGTTACGCCGCCCCAGTGC harbors:
- a CDS encoding alpha-N-arabinofuranosidase yields the protein MKISTSAFALLCLIPGIAFNQTNMNTSKNKLIVHADSGRFTISRHIYGQFSEHLGRGIYEGIWVGENSPIPNTRGIRNDVVAALKHIKVPNLRWPGGCFADEYHWRDGIGPRDQRPTMINTHWGGVTEDNSFGTHEFMDLCEQLGTEPYICGNVGSGSVEEMSKWVEYITFDGVSPMADLRRKNGRDKPWKVKYWGVGNENWGCGGNMTAEFYADLYKQYATYCRNYGDNRLFKIAGGAAGGDFNWTEVLMKKVTRQQMSGLSLHHYFVNGTWEKKKSATVFDESEYFTLIESCLALDGLLAGHIKIMDQYDPENHIGLMVDEWGVWHEGEPGSNPGFLYQQNTLRDAFAAALSLNLFHKYGNRVQMANIAQTVNVLQAMILTDQEKMILTPTYHVFDLYKVHQDALYLPSELQTENYEHNGKSMPALSVSCSRAQ